The genomic stretch TTACAATTGAGAGACCGAGTAATACGACTAACAGATAGTATGTTAGAAGATAATTTGGGGACATTGAAAATGGAAGACAAGTGAAGGGGATGGTGAGATATTGATGGTTCCGACACCTTTAACGTGACTACAGGAGCCAGTCACAATTTTTACATGACTATCAAATGCAGATAATGACAAGTAACAGTGAAATAATGAAGTCATGCAGGTCATATGATCTAAGGCTCTAGAATATATGAGCCAGGACAGACTGACAATGGACCTAAAGACTAAAATACACGGAAGCCGGTATACTTGATGGAGTATAATGACATTGTTGAGTGGAAGAGGCTCCTTCAAGAAGAGCTAGATGATGATACAAGTCAGCAATTTCGCTAGCAACCAACCAACTACTATGAGATCTCATAGTCTGGGATTCATCACGAGCACTATCGAAGGAATCAATTGTAGCAACAAATACCTTCCTTAGGAGTCGACCTGTTAGATCCGAACATACATTTCTAAATGGAATGAACCCACAATGAGTACACACTAACTTGTTATGATCATTACTAACTCCATCCTTGTCCTACAAATTTGGGCTAGGTTGTTATTATCATGGTTATTGGGTGAAAGCTCAGCAATACTACCTACCTGACATCAATCCTCCTCCTTTACCCTGGCTAGTGATTGGTTGAcactgttgaggcacaaaaaaataCACGAGTCGATAGAAGTTTGGTTTGTTGTGCatgttggtgcacaaaaaatgCATTTTCAGACTTCGCAAAGTGCAGATGTATAGAAACAGACTTCGCAGAGTGCAGTTGTGCAGAATGGCCTCGCAGAGTGCAGTTGCACGCAGAATGACCTTGTTGCGCAGACCTGCGCAACAAATGACCTTGTCGCGCGCACCCGCACAACTAATGACCTTATTGCGCGCGCGCAACAATAGACCTGTTACACAGATTTGTTGTGTTTCTTGCGTGGAAAAGGGCCTACGGCACAAGAAACGAGGCCTCACACatgcggaagcctataaatacctaTTCCTCTCTCATTTGGAGCAAGAGAAGTCTCAAAGAGGTGCTAGAGAGGAGCAAGAAGAAGTTCCAGAGAGAATAAGGAAGAAGCACATTGCACCCCTGCACAACGAAAGTGGGTTGTGCGAAGAGATCAGAGCCCCTGAAGGAAGACCTCTGAGTACCTTTGTCAGGTACTtagagaagagaaaggaaggagGACCAAAGAGAAGATGGCTTGAAGCCTGTTGCGCTGGACTGCACAACACAAGTTTGTTGCGCCAACCCGCACAACAAGACTGTGTTGCGCGCAAGTAATGTATATGGCATACATATTGTTGGTTTTGTTTTCTGAGCTTTCTATGATCTTTTTTTGGAATACAGTGGTCATTTCACAACAGCTATTATTCTAAaaaagttagaaaaaaaaaaaaaacaaaagatgtTTAGATCTGCACAACACTTCTCTCGCTGAGATGAATATATCACAAgctgaaatgctgccgaaatcgcCACGGAATCGATTATCATTTCTTTCATTGTGTTGGTTCATTGTGCTTTGTTTCAGAATCAAGGAAAATAAGAGGATGTAAACCAACTCGGAATCAATAAAATACTTTGTGATGAttcttctctcattctttctttgttataattgaataagataatcgtCAAACGAAacacattcgtttcttgtcgaaacagacACATTCCTACTACACAACATAAATCGAAACTCCTAACCGGATTGTCCATAAAAAGAATTCCTATGGCTAGATTACATCATTGCATGTGTCATGTCAACAACGCCAAAAAGGAAGAAGTGTACAAAGTCATATCAGTCTTTTGATCTACAACGGGCTTAGCAACGATAAGATCAAACCACCGCATGCTCTATATAGCGAGTTGACATTTCACATTCAAAATAAGATACAAATGGGAAGAAGCTTTATAGTTGATGCTGCCTATCAATTAGATTAATAGGttgaattttcatattcaagataaaataaatatgctTAGAATTTTAGGTGTTCCTCAGGCCTATCAAAATAGTTTTGAAGGCTAAGTGGAAAATTAAAGGGATGAATATGCCTCTACAAACTGGTATCAAACGGGGATCAAGTGATACCAATTATGTGCATTGATTGGCCACTTAAATATGTTCTAGGGCCTTAATTGTTCAATTGGTCTAAGTCAACCAATCAAGCGTGAGGCAAGAGCCCAACATTGATGGAATCCAAAATGGGGTGATTTGCTTAAAAAGATAGCAAATTCAAGCCCTATCCCTGCTAAATAAACAGATAAATAAGCATTTAATTCTCAAATAAAGATGCATAAAATTCAAAATCGAATAGAAACACATCAATTTTTATAACTCACAAGTCTAATACAGTTATCAACATGTTAACAACTTGAATGAATGTGAATTAATGAAAGGAAAATGCCCGAGAACAAAaccaaaattctcaatcacccaGCATTACATATCTTTCTGAACAAACATGAGGAGAAAGACACAAATAAATTTTTGCATGTTTCCAAGACTTcaaatgaactgaaaaataaataaatacataaataaaatagcAGACCTTGAATTTGTTTAACCAATTACAATAATTAAAGAAGAATGAACCTGAAAGTGTTAAAAAGCGAACTTGCTTCTGGGGCGAATCAGGGTTGACCTTCACACAATTTGCCGCATGAAATGCTTCCAATCCACCCAACTTTACAACCAACAGAAATGATAGAGACACAatttaaaaaggaagaagagaaaccaTCACATCGCTTCAAAAAAATTAGAAACAGCAAATAAACAAGAATTTGAAAAACGTGGACCTATAACCCCATACAGTACCTACAACCCCATACACCAAGCGAAAACTCCACCTTCAAGTCTGACGAGTCCAACTCACTGAGTCGACTCGTAATGAGTTCCAGGATTTGTGAtaagaaagcaagggaaaaaaaaaaaaaaaaagaacgccCCCGCGAATAATCTAGACAGACCCGCCAgacaagttttttattttttttaaaggaaaatggCTACTCGGCTGGTGGCCCTCCCCTTCCGATTGTGACTTCTCCCAGGCACCGAGTTCCAGAAGTAGAGTCCAGATAATTCAGGGGgaggaaggaaaaaagaaaggtcaagagagaaagagaggtgttCGTTtgggtatgagagagagagagagagagcaaacagGTGTTTGAttgtctctgtgtgtgtgtgtgtgtgtgtgaaagagagagagagagatcatcagGAAATCAGACCATTTTGGCAGCGGCCGCGGCACCAACGAAATTGGGTATGCGATGATGAACAGGACGAGGGTTTTGGGCGATGTTCAGCCCTTCCATCAGATCCCACACTCTCTTACGGATGACCCACTTCCATGCTTTCGGATCATCGTCGCTGCTGCTTCCAGCCATCATCTCCTCAGCCATCGATTGCCTGGCCTTGGCATCTAGCCTCAACCTCTCCGACTCAAAAGCGGACTCGTCGAAGGTATCCTTGCCGCTGCTGCTAGTGGTCAGCCTACACaagcttctcttcttcttcttattcacCAACGAAATggtagagaaagaaaaggaagcagCCCGTGGGCTATCCTTCGGATTCCACGGCTGCTTATAGTATTGAAGAAATGCACACCCACTCCTCCAACGGAGGAGATTTGCATCCATCAACGACGATGGATCGACGGAAAGAAAATGGCTATCTTACTGCTGTTGTTTGGAATAAGGCGGGATAGAGATTAGAGGGGAGAAGATCGACGTTTTCGCACATGTCATTATGCAGACGTGTGAGGAATCGTGGCAAAAAGTGGGCCACGATACATGTTTGACGAGGATGAATGCATGTGTAATCCAATTGATAAGTGTAACATGGTCCACTCGATGAGAGGACCACTGTCATCATGTTTTTAGGTGCGCCCCACTGGAtgatgttgcaaaaatattgattttaataaaaaatatattttaataataaataatataaaaagttgttttgaaaaacacttttctacggagttttttgggaatagtctcacatagaaaagagaaaagaaaaacctgtagtttatatgaaggatgtggagtattataatatttacctacctagtccctGGACTATGGACCTCGGGCTTGGGCACGgactcgggctcggtctcgggctcggtgcgagggtgtgggcatgtgaaGTAGTGTGGTTGTAGAAgcgctagtggtgcactttgcaccTCGCACGttcgcatcgtgtcgcagagggtcactccttcgcgaccttgagcgaaccggagcaagacgcggtgcgactaagtggctatggcgggtgtgTAAGCcctatatcctaaaccgtaccattccatagacttccgcggtcttctcggtcgaattccggcaaccttcgacccttaaccagtatttgcgcgcgaccctgattctcatgccgtcaacctgaatcgactcaacccaggacttgtaccttagcgaccgcgtcgtcgtcgcggttccgatgtcgtgactcgcgcactgatgcaatgctctggtcgggagatgtgagccagcgttcggtgcgaggaaaacactgcgcgtgcgaatctcgagagaatctctacaagatgtcacatcaatcaatcaacccatcaatctcatcatgtcaagtacacatcacctttcacccattcccaagcaagccccaaaagtcaaaaag from Magnolia sinica isolate HGM2019 chromosome 17, MsV1, whole genome shotgun sequence encodes the following:
- the LOC131231922 gene encoding 5-formyltetrahydrofolate cyclo-ligase-like protein COG0212 isoform X2, which produces MDANLLRWRSGCAFLQYYKQPWNPKDSPRAASFSFSTISLVNKKKKRSLCRLTTSSSGKDTFDESAFESERLRLDAKARQSMAEEMMAGSSSDDDPKAWKWVIRKRVWDLMEGLNIAQNPRPVHHRIPNFVGAAAAAKMLGGLEAFHAANCVKVNPDSPQKQVRFLTLSGGKQLLTPQPRLRTGFFSVLDSQMLSPGIINEACTSAGVAKYGRPIGLDEKIKVDLIVIGSVAVDPKTGARLGKGEGFAELEYGMLRYMGAIDDTTLVVTSGIYWEKLSPEKLGQIRVLRELKSRIEKETGQLLPCGPSEKLPPLAQRK